In the Vanacampus margaritifer isolate UIUO_Vmar chromosome 9, RoL_Vmar_1.0, whole genome shotgun sequence genome, GGCACCACAAAGTCACAGCGGTCACATGCTTCCCAACACACGCCGCACTGGCCACGTTGCCGTCCGGTCACTTGGACTTGAAGAGCGAGTCGAGGTCATGCGGGTCGGACCCTGCCGCCGCGTCCGACTTGGGGATGGGCGGGAACAACGACGCCATCTTGTGTCTGAAGTCGGACAGCTGAAAGACAAACGAACGTCGGCGTGAGGCTTGCTTTTCCGCCCTGCTGGCCAATTGCGAGATTTGCAAACGACGACGTACGCTGCCGACGCCGAGCAGCTTCCACGCGGCCAAGCTGAGCAGGCCCACGCCGCAGAACGCGTACGCCGAACCGCGACCCAGAGCCCGCAGGGCCAACGCCACGCCGCTCTCGGGGAGCGCCGCCGTCGCCATGACGCCCTGCCGGGGGAAACGCACACACCTGGTGACCGCATCATCACGCATGGTAAACTGCCAAAGGTTTCAACACAAAGTGTTTCTGAAATCCGCTTTTGTCAACGGGTAGGCACGGCCAGGTTGCTATTCAAAATGGCTTTCGAGAACTATCTGAAgagttttatttatgtttgaaaCGTAATGCTGTCAAATGATGGAATGGTCTTGATGATGCGTTGAAGCTGCGTACGACTCGGTTGGGGTTTAAGAACAATTGCAAATGTAGAGTAATTAAGGCTTATTATAGTGACtttgacaaaaatgtaaacCATTTAGGAATTATAATGCGAGTGCAGTAGTTatttattgtgttgttgttggacTGTATAGGAAAGGCAATAATCAGTTCAGCCTATTCCTTTTTCGGGTAATTGACGATCTGTGTTTACTTTTCTGTAATAACATGAATGAATaactaattaataaaaaaataataacaggaCGAGGTCGTGACCTTCGAGGTGGCATTCGTCACCTTGTTGAAGGAGTCCGGGTTGTTCTTCCTGGACAAAGCCAAAGTGGATCCGAAGCCTGCGATCAGGCCCAAAGACGACACAGTAGCCAGGAACACGGCACCTGCACACGCACGGGAAGCAACAATGTCTTACACTTAACTCGTCTCACTGCAAAAATCTGTCCTCAAAAGGTCTGCTGTGCGTTTGTGGGCGACCAGCGACACACAGCTACATCCTCGCCCCAAAAAACCTCAACGGCGAAATGTCAAAGTTGGAGCCGATATAGAAAATAAACGAAAAGCCGACCACCTTTAATCAGCTGCAGTttgtcgtcctcctcctcctcattttgagacattttcacGAGCTTTTCATGGGCTGCGGACATGTCGCGTTGGTCCGTTGTCGTTGCGTGACCGGACGGAAACAAGACCCCGGAACCTTGAAAACTCACCagctcctttctttctttctttcgttctGCTTTACCTAACAATAGTTACTctgtttttattatcaaaatataaaaatgaggtTTTGAATGActaaattaaattgaatatgTATACAGTGTTTCCTCGTTTTTTGCTGGGGtaaggttccaaaaaatacccgcaatgaaatgaaatctgCAAAGTTGTAGTTGTAGTTATCTTTATGTttcacatttattataaatgttttaaggctccaaaacccctcaccacacagtttatacacttttctcatcgaggcatttacattttctcacatttctcttgtttaaacattctcaatgttcaaaccttcatcaattttataaaataggtgctttactgtaaaaaaaagaaaaagcatgcAAGATTGCACTAAAAAAAGCCGCAAAAAGTGAACCGCTTtatagtgagggaacactgtatccACAAATCGTAGTGGTGACGCCATATTGTATCATTGTTTGACGTCAATTCCttacagaatgtttttttttttaaactatgacaattcatttgaaaaaataatatttgattcATCTTTTAATATATCTTGCTAAGTTTTATACTCATAAGTGTACATTTGTAAACCTGTTTTCGAAAGAGATTTACAGTCCACCTCTACTTTGTCAAGACTTTAACattgtgttctcattttggtatttttaatAGTTCTTAATTTAAGACCCgtggcaattttttattatttattttattttatgttgccccccccccccccccgccccccttctTTAGCTGTTATTGTGAGATTGTTGTGTATGACTTAATGTTTggcttttgatttcaatttgtgaAATTTAATAAAAGAAACAAGTTGCAAGTCAATCTTGTAAGGGGCGCGGCCTGCTAAAGTGTGGCACTTTTCAACAGCACCCCCCTGTGGCTAGAGAAGGAATcagaaagttttgtttttgttttaaattgtgcgctCGAGGAGCAGAAGGAAGACAAAAGCAACCATCGGATGTGAAACAAAACCGGCGGCCGGCTTCGCATCAGGGCTGAAGAATGAAGAAGAAAGTTGGACGATGTGAATGTGCAAACTCAAAAagggagaagaagaaagaaggcgTCAGGCTATCTTGTTTTATTTGCACGTCAATGGGGAGGTTAGCATCATTCAGGTGTACAGCAGGGGGCGCTCCAACGCGCGCAAAGCTTTCAGGATATCGGACAGTTAGAAGAAGAACATCGATACAAAATCTACATGTCAAGTCTCCATGTTGACGTAACGCGAATGGGGAGGGGCTTAAAGGCTCCGTCGGGTGCGGCCGTCATGGTCACATGACCGCTTGGCGCGCTGACGGGAGCGCGGGCGTGGTGTGCTTTTCAAAGGGCGGGCGCACAATCTTCACGGTGCAAATGACAAGAAGGCTCGTGTCGGGAATCCTTGGCTAATGTCACATTTTGCGATCGTTGACTGGAGAGCGCAAACGATGGATCCGATTGCCTCCATTTGCAATTTTGGGATGTGGAGTCGACGAGAGTCAACTAAGAATGCggtgtataaaaataatttgggaGTTTTCCAATACTGGTTTGAAGATGGCCAACTTTGTGTTTTGTGGTTGGGTTTGTGATTCCCGACAGAGCCGACGAGTTTGAGGTCCATGACATCACACGCGGGGTTATGACATCATCGGCAGCAGACAAATATGAACAGAGCTTTTCCACTCACGGCGCGTACCGTCGATGAACGCTTCACAGGTTAGCGCGGCCGtgatgttagcttagcatggtGGCTAGCGAGTGGACGCACGGCAGACCCGAGCGCTCTTTGCCGCCACACGAGCCATGAAAGGAAGCTGAGAGGAAGGAAATCATTCATGCCACAAACAAGCACACGCATGAAATTATTTACACGTTTGTACCGGCACGCCAGAACCCGACCCACACCAGGGAACGTCTTTCGGTGTTTGGTCGTCACGTCCAGCTTAAGGTCCTCACGAGCGAGCACAATTCAGCGCACTGGACTAACACGACAACAAGTCCAACTTTGGGATCCGTTACGCAACATTGAAAGTGTGCCATATTCTCCAAAGGGATCGCTGGGAGAATACGGCTCATCGAGGCGCAAATGTTCTTGGCAAACATCTTGAATGAGTCTCGCCTCTTTGGAGGCTGCGCACAAATTTCAAGCTAAAAGTACGTTCATGGACCTTGAGCTGGACGTGGGGGGGGGACACACGCTAACACGGGATTTCCATGACACTCACCAGTAGGTGGCggcaaagcatgctgggaacTGTCTGGACtgtggtggggtggggtggggggggggggggggctgcaggGAGGATGTTGTTCTTCTTTTCACAAAGACATGCAATTAACTGCATGATGACAACACCGACttgcttttcttctttgtcaagacacacacacacgcacgcacacactttcttGATCACAAGCATATTTTGTCGAGTGTGTGTAAATAACAGATAGCGTGAAGGAGgatcccaagtgtgtgtgtgtgtgtgtgtgtgtgtgtacagcgTGTTGTGTACACGGTCAGTTTTCTGCGCGGGTCCGGCGCTCAGTACTCGCTGAGGGTGTGCCACTTGGAGATCTGCCGGCGGGGGTTCTCGCAGACTTCATGCCAGTGTGCGGCGGCGGAGGGCGGGGCGGCGTGCAGGCCCAGCAGCAGACGGCCCAGGACTTCGTTCTTGGCGGTGCGGTCAAAGTCCACCACCAGGAACTCCACGGAGATGTCGGGCAGCAGCTCGGGCGGGATGTCGTAGATGAAGGACTCGTTGAAGACGGGGTTGAGCGTGCACTTCTTCACGTGCGTCTTCTTCTTGGCGATGCGCTTGCGGCCGTAGAACACGTTGACCTTCACGTAGGGATCTGCGGATGCACGGCGTGACGGACCGTTAGGGGTGTGACTCGCCTCGTAGCGGGCCTCCATTGTGATTTTGGAAAATGACATTTGCATGAAAATGGAAACGGCATTTCACAAACGGCTTTCATGCTTCCATGTGACAAGATATGAAAAGCGGCTTTGGATAACATCGCCGATGGAAATCATATTTTCCCTTTTGTACGTCTGATGGCGTGTGAAATTGTGTCTGGCGACGGACTCACTGGCAGACAAGCCGGCGATGTCCATCTTGGGGAGATGCCGAGCCTTGAGGACCACCACGCTCAGCCGATGAGACACCGGCTGGTAGGACAACGACGCCAGCAGCTCGCCGCGGCTCTCGCACTGacgacgcacacacaaaaagtcactTCCTGCCTCCGTCACGTCGTCAACGAGCAACTCAGCTGATAACAATTGATGTGTTCTTCAGGAAGTTTTCAAAAGCGATCCTAAAACAATTGCAATGAAACAAAATGCAGtatcatttttgtaaaatcaaTTTCAATTCAACAAGCACGAcggtggctctccttgcccacaagCCAGGGCATTCCTCCACCttcattttttccttctttttaatGTCCCTCAAGTGTCAGCATATTTGAAGCAAGCCAAGGTGGCAGCGCATTTCTGAATGATTGGTCGCAATCTTGGTCTCTCCGCAATCTTTTCAAACAAGCAAGCACGAAGATCTCGTCCAACAAACCGATGACGAGACACGTGCAACGCTTTTTTAGATTGCGTCATCATTTGTCAAAATAACACGCccacacatgtggactgaccaataggatccatttgtgaaaaaatatgaaatcaaGCAAATTTGGACTTGTGAGGTTCCGGCCCGACGCCAACCataagatgacatcattgttgcttCACGGATGATTGAATTCCGATACGAAATCAATTTCAAACTGTTAACTCGATTGACATTTTCAGTGCATTTATACCGGATATCCCTGCCAACTCTCTGC is a window encoding:
- the tmem242 gene encoding transmembrane protein 242, translated to MSAAHEKLVKMSQNEEEEDDKLQLIKGAVFLATVSSLGLIAGFGSTLALSRKNNPDSFNKGVMATAALPESGVALALRALGRGSAYAFCGVGLLSLAAWKLLGVGSLSDFRHKMASLFPPIPKSDAAAGSDPHDLDSLFKSK